A region from the Polaribacter sp. Hel1_33_78 genome encodes:
- the pepT gene encoding peptidase T — MIHKQHIIDRFIKYVTIDTESDPNNPEFPSTENQWNLAKVLEKELNQIGMQEVELDKNCYIMATLPSNLNYKVPTIGFVAHIDTSPDFTGANVKPQIIENYNGKDITLNKEKNIILSPDYFEDLLQYKGQTIITTDGTTLLGADDKGGVTEIVTAMEYLINHPEIKHGKIRICFTPDEEVGKGAHLFDVEKFGAKWAYTMDGSQIGELEYENFNAASAKVTITGKIVHPGYAKGKMINSILIANEYIAAVPENEVPEKTAGYEGFFHLHDLNGNVEKTVLEYIVRDHDFSLFEKRKELLQKIASDFNKRLHQDLVKVEIKNQYFNMKEKITPVMHIVDIVEEVMKDIDITPLIKPIRGGTDGSQLSYKGLPCPNIFAGGHNFHGRFEYIPAESMIKATEVIIGIAQKVSEKFK; from the coding sequence ATGATTCATAAACAACATATCATAGATCGCTTCATAAAATACGTAACTATCGATACAGAGTCAGATCCTAATAACCCTGAATTTCCTAGTACAGAAAACCAATGGAATTTAGCAAAAGTTTTAGAAAAAGAACTCAACCAAATTGGTATGCAAGAAGTTGAGTTGGATAAAAATTGTTACATCATGGCAACTTTGCCAAGTAACTTAAATTATAAAGTGCCAACAATCGGTTTTGTAGCACATATAGATACAAGTCCAGATTTTACAGGCGCAAATGTAAAACCCCAAATTATCGAAAATTATAATGGAAAAGACATCACTTTAAACAAAGAAAAGAACATTATTTTATCTCCAGATTATTTCGAGGATTTATTGCAATACAAAGGTCAAACCATAATTACCACTGATGGAACCACTCTTCTAGGAGCAGATGATAAAGGCGGAGTTACAGAAATTGTAACAGCTATGGAATATTTAATTAACCATCCAGAAATTAAACACGGTAAAATTAGAATTTGTTTTACACCTGACGAAGAAGTTGGTAAAGGAGCCCATTTATTTGATGTAGAAAAATTTGGTGCAAAATGGGCATATACCATGGATGGCAGTCAAATAGGAGAATTAGAATATGAAAATTTTAATGCTGCAAGCGCAAAAGTTACCATTACAGGAAAAATTGTACATCCAGGTTATGCAAAGGGAAAAATGATCAATTCAATTTTGATTGCTAATGAATATATTGCTGCAGTTCCAGAAAATGAAGTCCCAGAAAAAACTGCGGGATATGAAGGTTTTTTCCATTTACATGATTTAAATGGAAATGTAGAAAAAACTGTTTTAGAGTATATAGTTAGGGATCATGATTTTTCATTGTTTGAAAAAAGAAAAGAGTTACTTCAAAAAATTGCCTCCGATTTCAACAAACGTTTACACCAAGATTTGGTTAAAGTTGAAATCAAAAATCAATATTTTAATATGAAAGAGAAAATAACCCCAGTTATGCATATTGTTGATATTGTTGAAGAAGTAATGAAGGATATTGATATTACTCCCTTGATAAAACCTATTAGAGGTGGTACAGATGGTTCTCAGCTTTCTTATAAAGGTTTGCCTTGTCCTAATATTTTTGCTGGAGGACATAATTTTCATGGACGATTCGAGTATATTCCGGCAGAATCTATGATCAAGGCAACCGAAGTAATTATTGGTATAGCACAAAAAGTTTCTGAAAAATTTAAATAA
- a CDS encoding 1-acyl-sn-glycerol-3-phosphate acyltransferase, with translation MKGFARFILFSILGWKLEGDFSKEIKKYVVIAAPHTSWIDFPIAILARMASGTMIHFIGKNSLFNGPFGFFFRALGGTPVDRSKSNNLVDAIVQIFNSKSKFILGLSPEGTRKKVEKWKTGFYFIAKGAKVPIVMATLDFENKKIKISEPYYPTDDQEKDFKFFYSFYENVKGKKPELS, from the coding sequence ATGAAAGGATTTGCAAGATTTATCTTATTTAGTATTTTGGGTTGGAAGTTAGAAGGAGATTTTTCTAAAGAAATAAAAAAATATGTAGTTATAGCAGCGCCACATACTAGTTGGATTGATTTTCCTATTGCCATCTTAGCTAGGATGGCTTCTGGTACTATGATTCATTTTATTGGTAAAAATTCTCTTTTTAATGGTCCCTTCGGGTTTTTCTTTCGAGCATTAGGAGGTACCCCCGTAGATAGAAGTAAAAGTAATAATTTAGTAGATGCTATTGTGCAAATATTTAATAGCAAGAGTAAGTTTATTCTTGGGTTATCGCCGGAGGGAACAAGAAAAAAAGTGGAAAAGTGGAAAACAGGCTTCTATTTCATAGCAAAAGGAGCAAAGGTTCCTATAGTTATGGCAACTTTGGATTTTGAAAATAAGAAGATTAAAATATCGGAACCTTATTATCCGACTGATGATCAAGAAAAAGACTTTAAATTCTTTTATTCTTTTTACGAAAACGTAAAAGGTAAAAAACCTGAATTGTCATAA
- the rmuC gene encoding DNA recombination protein RmuC yields the protein MNELITYFLIALIFSIISFFIGKLLSKLNFEKEKTLIEKEKSTLEERASLLQQSKDMVENNYIELQKELKNNQQEKEHLISINTRQDSENINLQLKLDEHKTEVEELQEKFTKEFENLANKILEEKSNKFTAQNKENLKIILNPLQEKIKIFEDKVDKTHKESIDYHAALRQQILGLKELNQQMSKETLNLTKALKGDNKMQGNWGELVLERVLEKSGLEKDREYFVQQSFTNDDGKRVLPDVVIHLPDNKKMIVDSKVSLTAYEQFVNEDDDTSKAQFLKEHIASLKRHIEQLSEKKYEDIYQIESPDFVLLFIPIEPAFAVAINSDNHLYNKAFEKNIVIVTPSTLLATLRTIDSMWNNEKQQKNAIEIARQAGALYDKFQGLLSDLITIGKRIDDSKKEYSNAMNKLVDGRGNLITSIEKLKKMGAKAKKSIPENIIERASQDD from the coding sequence ATGAACGAATTGATTACATACTTCTTAATTGCACTGATTTTTAGCATTATAAGCTTTTTTATTGGGAAACTTTTATCCAAATTAAATTTTGAAAAAGAGAAAACTTTAATAGAAAAAGAGAAATCTACTTTGGAAGAACGGGCTTCATTACTACAACAATCAAAGGATATGGTAGAAAATAACTATATCGAACTTCAAAAAGAGCTTAAGAATAATCAGCAAGAAAAAGAACATTTAATTTCTATAAATACGAGACAAGATTCAGAAAACATAAATTTACAACTAAAGTTAGATGAGCATAAAACCGAAGTTGAAGAATTACAAGAAAAATTTACTAAAGAATTCGAAAATTTAGCAAATAAAATTTTAGAAGAAAAATCGAATAAATTTACAGCACAAAATAAAGAGAACTTAAAAATAATTTTAAATCCATTACAAGAAAAAATTAAAATCTTCGAAGATAAAGTAGATAAAACTCACAAAGAAAGTATTGATTATCATGCAGCTTTACGTCAGCAAATTTTAGGTTTAAAAGAATTAAACCAACAAATGAGTAAAGAAACTCTAAACTTAACAAAAGCGTTAAAAGGAGACAATAAAATGCAAGGAAACTGGGGGGAATTAGTTTTAGAACGTGTTTTAGAAAAGTCTGGATTAGAGAAAGATAGAGAGTATTTTGTGCAGCAAAGCTTTACGAATGATGATGGAAAAAGAGTGTTACCTGATGTAGTAATTCATCTTCCAGATAATAAGAAAATGATTGTCGATTCTAAAGTGTCACTTACTGCGTATGAGCAATTTGTAAATGAAGATGATGATACTTCAAAAGCACAATTTCTAAAAGAACATATAGCCTCTTTAAAGCGACATATAGAGCAATTATCAGAAAAAAAATATGAAGATATTTATCAAATAGAATCTCCAGATTTTGTTTTGTTATTTATCCCTATTGAACCAGCTTTTGCTGTAGCTATTAATTCTGACAATCATTTATATAATAAAGCTTTTGAGAAAAATATTGTTATCGTTACCCCTTCAACATTATTGGCAACATTAAGAACTATAGATTCTATGTGGAATAACGAAAAGCAGCAAAAAAATGCGATAGAAATTGCAAGACAAGCAGGCGCTCTATATGACAAGTTTCAGGGTCTTTTAAGTGATTTGATTACCATTGGAAAACGAATTGATGATAGTAAAAAGGAATATTCTAATGCAATGAATAAATTAGTAGATGGTAGAGGGAATTTAATTACTAGTATAGAGAAATTGAAGAAAATGGGTGCAAAAGCTAAAAAATCAATTCCAGAAAATATTATTGAAAGAGCAAGTCAAGACGATTAA
- a CDS encoding succinylglutamate desuccinylase/aspartoacylase family protein gives MINQIVIESFNEKIFVQRILGSVEGVKQTPTVIAIGGIHGNERAGLNALLKVFQTIEEENICLNGNFYGIAGNINAISENIRFKNVDLNRIWTKEEILKLYLKDELEIESEEQNEIYFIIKDILNKEKGPFYFLDLHTTSSDTQPFIIISDSLNNRRYSSNFSIPTILGIEEYLNGPLLTFINEFGHIAVGFEAGQHDKEVSVDNCVAFLWLALVAAKCIHKKEVKKYSYFKHSLSLFKEDQDFYKIDYKYTIKPFENFKMIEGYRNFEEITKNELLAYSNQREIHSNIKGKIFMPLYQEKGNDGFFIISKISKFWLKVSLVARKLHFHQLLRLLPGVKLDRRNAYTLIVNPRTAKFLAIEIFHLFGYRKKMVKGDNFYFIKRDRKISEFI, from the coding sequence ATGATTAATCAAATAGTGATTGAATCCTTTAATGAAAAAATCTTTGTTCAAAGAATTTTAGGCAGTGTAGAAGGTGTAAAACAAACTCCTACTGTGATTGCAATTGGCGGGATTCATGGTAATGAACGAGCCGGATTAAATGCACTATTAAAAGTCTTTCAAACAATAGAAGAAGAAAATATTTGCTTGAATGGAAATTTTTATGGAATTGCAGGAAACATAAACGCTATTTCGGAAAATATTCGTTTTAAAAATGTAGATTTAAATAGAATTTGGACAAAAGAAGAAATTTTAAAATTATATTTAAAAGATGAGTTAGAAATTGAATCAGAAGAACAAAATGAAATATATTTTATTATAAAAGATATTCTAAATAAAGAAAAAGGACCTTTTTATTTTTTAGACCTGCATACTACATCTTCAGATACACAACCTTTTATTATTATTAGTGACTCTTTAAATAATAGAAGATATTCTTCAAATTTTTCTATTCCAACTATTTTAGGAATCGAAGAATATTTAAACGGGCCATTGTTAACCTTTATTAACGAGTTTGGTCATATTGCTGTAGGTTTTGAGGCAGGTCAGCATGATAAAGAGGTATCTGTAGATAATTGTGTAGCATTTCTATGGTTAGCTTTAGTGGCCGCAAAATGCATACATAAGAAAGAAGTAAAAAAGTATTCCTATTTTAAACATTCATTATCCCTTTTTAAAGAAGATCAAGATTTTTATAAAATTGACTATAAATATACGATTAAACCTTTTGAGAATTTCAAAATGATTGAAGGTTATAGAAATTTTGAAGAGATTACAAAAAATGAATTGCTAGCATATAGTAATCAAAGGGAAATCCACTCTAATATTAAAGGTAAAATTTTTATGCCGTTATATCAAGAAAAAGGAAATGATGGTTTTTTTATCATATCAAAAATTTCTAAATTTTGGTTAAAAGTTTCCTTAGTCGCCAGAAAACTTCATTTTCACCAATTACTAAGACTTTTACCTGGGGTAAAATTAGATAGAAGAAACGCCTACACTTTAATTGTAAACCCGAGAACAGCCAAGTTTTTGGCTATTGAAATTTTCCATTTATTTGGCTACAGAAAAAAAATGGTTAAAGGAGATAATTTTTATTTTATTAAAAGAGATAGAAAAATTAGTGAATTTATTTAA
- a CDS encoding HPP family protein yields MGSHAVTAIKTQKNRKDFVHHLLNDIEALEYMIKNDLFENGIQRVGVEQELCIVDKDYRPSTNALEILNKINDIHYTTELALFNLEINLDPCELKDTCFSDIEKQLIALLEKGYKVAAETDNNKIILTGILPTLRKKDLIFKNVTPFKRYKTLNKVLKKIRGDDFKLHILGIDELILKHESILFEACNTSFQVHLQVSPEDIIDKYNWSQAIAGPMLSIMTNSPILLGKELWSETRIALFQQSIDLRNVSHISREQKPRVSFGNSWVKDSILELFTDDISRYPPLVFSKFEENSIESVKKGIMPKLKALNLHNGTLYKWNRLCYGVHENTAHLRIENRYIPSGPSVKDEIANALLWVGVMQGMPKKYQKIWKKMSFYDARGNFINAARTGINTYFNWFDKGISAKKLLENILIPMAKEGLLKSKINESEINYYLGIIQKRIDTSTTGSKWIIRNKRKLREKVSKYESNVILTEHIYRNQISNKVISEWDSVDLYENKSDKKYNKLYKIMSTSIFVVHENDLIKLALKIMEWKQINHIPVVNKRNKIVGVIEKKQLDELDFSSKKVLNMVAKNIMNKDFDVAHPEMSYKKSKELILNTKNTCVAVITEDKLVGIFTKSDLERIEKIKKN; encoded by the coding sequence ATGGGCTCACACGCTGTAACTGCCATTAAAACACAAAAAAATCGTAAGGATTTTGTACACCATTTACTCAATGATATAGAGGCATTAGAGTATATGATTAAAAATGACTTATTTGAAAATGGAATTCAACGTGTAGGAGTAGAACAAGAATTATGTATTGTAGATAAAGATTACAGACCTTCTACAAATGCTTTAGAAATTCTTAATAAAATTAATGATATTCATTACACAACAGAGTTAGCTTTGTTTAATTTAGAGATTAATTTAGATCCTTGTGAATTAAAGGATACATGCTTTTCTGATATTGAGAAACAACTTATAGCTTTATTGGAAAAAGGGTATAAAGTTGCCGCAGAAACTGATAATAATAAAATTATACTTACCGGAATCTTACCTACATTAAGAAAAAAAGATCTAATCTTTAAAAATGTGACTCCTTTTAAACGTTATAAAACGTTGAATAAAGTTTTAAAAAAAATAAGAGGGGATGATTTTAAATTACATATTCTAGGAATAGATGAACTGATTCTTAAGCACGAATCCATCTTATTTGAGGCTTGTAATACTAGTTTTCAAGTGCATTTACAAGTAAGCCCAGAAGATATAATAGATAAATATAACTGGTCGCAAGCAATTGCAGGACCAATGCTATCTATTATGACCAATTCTCCAATTTTATTAGGGAAAGAATTATGGAGTGAAACTAGAATAGCTCTTTTTCAGCAAAGTATAGATTTACGCAACGTTTCTCATATATCTAGAGAGCAAAAACCAAGAGTTTCTTTTGGTAATAGTTGGGTAAAAGATTCGATTTTAGAATTGTTTACAGACGATATTTCTAGATATCCACCATTAGTTTTTTCAAAATTTGAGGAGAATTCTATAGAGTCTGTCAAAAAGGGAATTATGCCCAAACTAAAGGCACTGAATTTACATAATGGCACTTTATATAAATGGAATAGATTGTGTTACGGAGTTCATGAAAATACAGCGCATTTGCGAATTGAAAATAGATATATTCCTTCTGGACCCAGTGTCAAAGATGAAATAGCAAATGCACTTTTATGGGTAGGTGTTATGCAAGGTATGCCAAAAAAATATCAGAAAATTTGGAAGAAAATGTCTTTTTATGATGCTCGTGGAAATTTTATAAATGCTGCAAGAACTGGAATAAATACTTATTTTAACTGGTTTGATAAAGGAATTTCTGCAAAAAAGTTACTAGAAAATATTTTAATTCCGATGGCAAAAGAGGGTTTGTTAAAATCAAAGATCAATGAATCTGAAATTAACTATTATTTAGGAATCATTCAAAAAAGAATTGATACAAGTACAACTGGCAGTAAATGGATTATTAGAAACAAACGAAAATTAAGAGAAAAAGTTTCTAAATATGAGTCTAATGTAATTCTAACAGAACATATTTATAGAAATCAAATATCAAATAAAGTCATTTCAGAATGGGATTCTGTTGATCTTTATGAGAATAAAAGTGATAAAAAATATAATAAATTATATAAAATAATGTCTACAAGTATTTTTGTAGTTCATGAAAATGATTTAATAAAGTTGGCCTTAAAGATAATGGAATGGAAACAAATCAATCATATTCCAGTGGTTAATAAACGGAATAAGATTGTTGGTGTTATTGAGAAAAAACAATTAGATGAACTCGATTTTTCATCAAAAAAAGTATTAAATATGGTTGCTAAAAATATAATGAATAAAGATTTTGATGTTGCACACCCAGAAATGTCTTACAAGAAATCAAAAGAATTAATTCTAAACACAAAGAATACTTGTGTTGCAGTTATAACTGAAGATAAATTAGTTGGTATTTTTACTAAAAGTGATTTAGAGAGAATAGAAAAAATTAAGAAAAATTAA
- the glyA gene encoding serine hydroxymethyltransferase — protein MQLDNQIFDLIQEEKERQLNGIELIASENFVSDQVMLAQGSILTNKYAEGYPGKRYYGGCEIVDIVEQIAIDRAKELFGAEYVNVQPHSGSQANTAVFFACLKPGDTILGFDLSHGGHLTHGSSVNFSGRLYNPTFYGVDKETGVLNYDKIQETATKEQPKLIIAGASAYSRDIDYKRFRKIADSVGAILLADISHPAGLIAKGILNDPLPHCHIVTSTTHKTLRGPRGGIIMIGKDFENPFGETLKSGKLKKMSTLLNSAVFPGNQGGPLEHVIAAKAIAFGEALTDEFLEYQIQVKENAAAMAKEFVSKGYKIISGGTDNHCMLIDLRNKNISGKDAEIALGKAAITVNKNMVPFDDKSPFITSGIRVGTSAITTRGLKEEDMKSVVDFIDEAIQNAENEDALNEIGERVSEMMSARRLFVM, from the coding sequence ATGCAATTAGATAATCAAATTTTTGACCTAATACAGGAAGAAAAAGAAAGACAATTAAATGGTATAGAGTTAATCGCTTCAGAAAATTTTGTAAGCGATCAAGTGATGTTGGCCCAAGGTTCTATTTTAACCAATAAATATGCTGAAGGATATCCGGGAAAAAGATATTATGGAGGTTGTGAAATTGTTGATATTGTAGAACAAATCGCTATTGACCGAGCTAAAGAATTGTTTGGTGCAGAGTATGTAAATGTGCAACCTCATTCTGGTTCTCAGGCAAATACAGCAGTATTTTTTGCATGTTTAAAACCAGGAGATACTATTTTAGGATTCGATTTATCTCATGGAGGTCATTTAACACATGGTTCTTCAGTAAATTTTTCAGGCAGATTATACAATCCAACTTTTTATGGTGTTGATAAAGAAACTGGAGTTTTAAATTATGATAAAATTCAAGAAACAGCAACTAAAGAGCAGCCAAAGTTAATTATTGCCGGTGCTTCTGCATATTCTAGAGATATTGATTATAAGCGCTTCAGAAAGATTGCTGATAGTGTTGGTGCTATTTTATTGGCAGATATTTCGCATCCTGCTGGTCTAATAGCCAAAGGTATTTTAAATGATCCTTTGCCTCATTGTCATATTGTAACATCTACAACCCATAAGACCTTACGCGGACCAAGAGGAGGGATTATAATGATTGGTAAAGATTTTGAAAATCCTTTCGGAGAAACTTTGAAAAGTGGAAAATTAAAAAAAATGTCCACATTACTTAATTCTGCAGTTTTTCCTGGTAATCAAGGTGGTCCGTTAGAACATGTGATCGCTGCAAAAGCGATTGCTTTTGGAGAAGCATTAACAGATGAGTTTTTAGAATATCAAATACAAGTAAAAGAAAATGCTGCCGCAATGGCTAAAGAGTTTGTTAGCAAAGGTTATAAAATAATTTCTGGAGGAACAGACAACCATTGTATGTTAATTGATCTTCGTAATAAAAACATTTCTGGTAAAGATGCTGAAATTGCGTTAGGAAAAGCAGCTATCACTGTAAATAAAAATATGGTTCCTTTTGATGATAAAAGCCCATTTATAACTTCAGGAATTCGTGTTGGTACATCTGCTATAACTACGCGTGGTTTAAAAGAAGAAGATATGAAGTCTGTTGTTGATTTTATCGATGAAGCTATACAAAATGCAGAAAATGAAGATGCGTTGAACGAAATTGGAGAGCGAGTTTCTGAAATGATGAGTGCAAGAAGATTATTTGTTATGTAG
- the fahA gene encoding fumarylacetoacetase: MIITANNPNRKSWLKVNEDSDFPIQNIPFGVFITRDDIITIGSRIGNFAIDLGAFHQLGYFKGIPLTDDIFLQDNLNDFIADGRKTWRLVRNRIAEVFDVTSGDLRDNADHKDKIIFRMDEVEMLLPVAVGDYTDFYASKEHATNVGSLFRDPENALLPNWLHIPIGYHGRSSSIIPSGTPVRRPYGQTRPTEGSKTPGFGPTTLLDFELEMAFITTDANALGDRIPIEEAEEYIFGLVQFNDWSARDIQAWEYVPLGPFLGKSFASTISPWIVTLDALEPFRVDNPKQVHEPLPYLKQKGKGSYDIHLQVGIQPENGEETVVANSNFKYMYWTMAQQLAHHTVNGCPIEAGDMMGSGTISGPTKDSYGSMLELTWRGQNPIKLKDGTERKFINDNDTVIMRAHCINDKVRIGFGECVGKVLPAK; this comes from the coding sequence ATGATTATAACAGCAAATAATCCTAATAGAAAATCATGGTTAAAAGTTAATGAAGACTCAGATTTTCCAATACAAAACATCCCTTTTGGTGTTTTTATTACTAGAGATGATATTATTACAATTGGCAGTAGAATTGGAAATTTTGCTATAGATTTAGGAGCTTTTCATCAGTTAGGCTATTTCAAAGGTATTCCGTTAACAGATGATATTTTTTTACAAGATAATTTAAATGATTTTATTGCAGATGGTAGAAAAACATGGCGACTTGTGCGAAATAGAATTGCTGAAGTCTTTGATGTTACCAGTGGGGATTTGAGAGACAATGCAGATCATAAAGATAAAATTATCTTTAGAATGGATGAAGTAGAAATGTTATTACCTGTTGCTGTTGGTGATTATACAGATTTCTATGCGAGTAAAGAACACGCCACGAACGTAGGTTCTCTATTTAGAGATCCTGAAAATGCATTATTACCAAATTGGTTGCACATTCCGATTGGATATCACGGTAGAAGTTCTTCTATTATTCCTTCTGGAACACCTGTTAGAAGACCTTATGGCCAAACAAGACCAACTGAAGGAAGTAAAACTCCAGGTTTTGGCCCTACTACATTATTAGATTTTGAGTTAGAAATGGCTTTTATTACAACGGACGCAAATGCTTTAGGAGATAGAATTCCTATTGAAGAAGCTGAAGAATATATTTTTGGTTTGGTTCAATTTAACGACTGGTCCGCTAGAGACATTCAAGCTTGGGAATACGTGCCTTTAGGGCCGTTTTTAGGAAAAAGTTTCGCCTCTACCATTTCTCCATGGATCGTAACTTTAGACGCTTTAGAACCATTTAGAGTGGATAATCCTAAACAAGTTCACGAACCTTTACCTTATTTAAAGCAAAAAGGAAAAGGAAGTTATGATATTCATTTACAAGTAGGAATTCAACCAGAGAACGGAGAAGAAACTGTCGTTGCAAATTCTAATTTTAAATACATGTATTGGACAATGGCGCAACAATTAGCGCATCATACAGTAAACGGTTGTCCAATAGAAGCTGGAGATATGATGGGTTCTGGTACTATTTCTGGTCCGACTAAAGATAGTTATGGCTCTATGTTAGAGTTAACTTGGAGAGGACAAAATCCTATCAAATTAAAAGACGGAACAGAACGTAAATTTATAAATGATAATGACACCGTCATTATGCGTGCTCATTGCATAAACGATAAAGTACGCATTGGATTTGGTGAATGTGTTGGTAAAGTATTACCTGCTAAATAA
- a CDS encoding DEAD/DEAH box helicase — MAEISTSEKKVGKQLYGYQKDALQEIFRRFEDAPQDYHLLYQLPTGGGKTVIFSEIVRRYLEKFKKKVLVLTHRIELSKQTSKMLDEFGVNNKIINSTAKLDDQDEYSCFVAMVETLKNRLNDEKLDISDIGLVIVDEAHYNSFTKIFKFFDKSFILGVTATPLSSNVKLPMYENYQELFVGESIQHLIDNEYLASANLYSYNVGLTSLEVGANGDYTVKSSEDLYTNSDMLSKLVSAYEETAKGKKTLIFNNGINTSIQVYHAFKKAGYPIAHLDNTNTRKERDFILKWFHKTPNAIITSVSILTTGFDEPSIEAIILNRATKSLTLYYQMIGRGSRIYSKKNTFEVIDLGNNFHRFGPWGADLDWQKMFRAPDYYLNAILSDEDIESTFRYELPADVKKEFANSQDTYFDMKFVYIDTIRAGESSKRVLEKSIEHHAKMCIENSEDVFDALILAKKLGEEIDDRINRYAKCISKSTHNFVTWLKDDYRKKLNAFLRSNFDEVYEEIFGHPPIEE, encoded by the coding sequence TTGGCAGAAATAAGCACTTCAGAAAAAAAAGTAGGTAAACAATTATACGGATATCAAAAAGACGCTCTTCAGGAAATCTTTAGAAGGTTTGAAGATGCTCCTCAAGATTATCATCTGTTATATCAGTTGCCAACTGGAGGTGGAAAAACAGTTATTTTTTCAGAAATTGTTAGGCGTTATTTAGAAAAGTTTAAAAAGAAGGTTTTAGTCTTAACACACAGAATAGAGTTGAGCAAACAAACGTCTAAAATGTTGGACGAGTTCGGTGTTAACAACAAAATCATAAACAGTACAGCAAAGTTAGATGACCAAGATGAATACAGTTGTTTTGTTGCAATGGTTGAGACTTTAAAGAATCGTTTAAATGATGAAAAACTAGATATTTCCGATATAGGTTTAGTCATTGTGGATGAGGCACATTACAATTCATTTACTAAAATTTTTAAGTTTTTTGATAAATCTTTCATATTAGGTGTTACAGCAACTCCATTAAGTTCTAATGTGAAATTGCCTATGTATGAGAACTATCAAGAGTTGTTTGTGGGAGAATCTATTCAGCATTTAATTGATAATGAATATTTAGCAAGTGCTAACCTATATTCATATAATGTAGGATTAACTTCTTTAGAAGTCGGTGCAAATGGCGATTATACGGTTAAATCATCAGAAGATTTGTATACTAATTCAGATATGCTTTCTAAATTGGTTTCTGCGTATGAAGAAACGGCAAAAGGAAAAAAGACTTTAATTTTTAATAATGGTATTAATACTTCTATTCAGGTGTATCACGCTTTTAAAAAAGCGGGTTACCCTATTGCTCATTTAGACAATACTAATACAAGAAAAGAACGCGATTTTATTTTAAAATGGTTTCATAAAACACCGAATGCCATTATCACTTCTGTAAGTATTTTAACAACTGGTTTTGATGAACCGAGTATTGAGGCTATTATTTTAAACAGAGCAACAAAATCTCTTACATTATATTATCAGATGATTGGTCGTGGTTCTAGAATATATAGTAAAAAGAATACTTTTGAAGTTATTGATTTAGGTAACAATTTTCACAGATTTGGACCTTGGGGTGCAGATTTAGATTGGCAAAAAATGTTTAGAGCTCCTGATTATTATCTAAATGCAATTCTTTCTGATGAGGATATTGAAAGTACTTTTAGATATGAATTACCAGCAGATGTTAAAAAAGAATTTGCCAATTCTCAGGATACATATTTTGACATGAAATTCGTTTACATAGATACCATTAGGGCTGGAGAATCCTCTAAAAGAGTTTTAGAGAAGTCGATAGAGCACCATGCAAAAATGTGTATTGAAAACAGTGAAGATGTATTTGATGCTTTAATTTTAGCTAAGAAACTGGGCGAGGAGATAGATGATAGAATAAATAGATATGCAAAATGTATTTCTAAAAGTACACACAACTTCGTTACTTGGTTAAAAGATGATTATCGAAAAAAGTTAAATGCCTTTTTACGTTCTAATTTTGATGAAGTCTATGAAGAGATTTTTGGGCACCCTCCAATAGAGGAATGA
- the ytxJ gene encoding bacillithiol system redox-active protein YtxJ, whose amino-acid sequence MGVFNSLFGSKEPQKEKVSYLKWIPLSSLEQLDTIKKQSKTESILIFKHSTRCGISKMVIKQFEGLFQENHQYLKVYYLDLLNYRNVSDEVGYTFQVIHQSPQLLVIKNEVSVHAVSHNDITQINLTRFI is encoded by the coding sequence ATGGGCGTATTCAACAGTTTATTTGGTAGTAAAGAACCTCAAAAAGAAAAAGTATCTTATTTAAAATGGATACCATTGTCCTCTTTAGAGCAGCTAGATACAATAAAGAAACAATCTAAAACTGAATCTATACTTATTTTTAAACATTCCACTCGTTGTGGAATTAGTAAAATGGTTATCAAACAATTTGAAGGTTTGTTTCAAGAAAATCATCAGTACTTAAAAGTATATTATTTAGACTTGTTAAACTACAGGAATGTGTCTGATGAAGTAGGATATACCTTTCAAGTAATACATCAATCTCCTCAATTATTGGTTATTAAAAATGAAGTTTCCGTGCATGCTGTCTCGCATAATGATATTACTCAAATTAATTTAACAAGATTTATATAG